From the genome of Manis pentadactyla isolate mManPen7 chromosome 18, mManPen7.hap1, whole genome shotgun sequence, one region includes:
- the MESP2 gene encoding mesoderm posterior protein 2 codes for MAQSPPLQGLLRQDHWTFPQGWGWAGHSDSTSPASSSDSSGSCPCDGARDSSRPEPSAHSARAAEAAPTAPGRARPRPAGGQRQSASEREKLRMRTLARALHELRRFLPPSVAPAGQSLTKIETLRLAIRYIGHLSAVLGLSEESLQRRRRRRGEAALPRGCPLCPDGGPAQAQTQARCSGPGSAASGAACWGSPPACPGALPAPERLGNRVPDVGSWVTPSYCPGMQSPRQVSQGRAPDAALWTLPQACFRTQTPPEPGTQATPWTPPLMYPELAAVYQGISVSPESGLLPEAPPLLPLPACQKLQPQTQWGCWSHSAEVPPSSEDQGPGPTFQLSDESPPQSSGLRLSDCPELWQEDLEGTQLGIFY; via the exons ATGGCCCAGTCCCCTCCCCTGCAGGGCCTTCTCCGCCAGGACCACTGGACCTTcccgcagggctggggctgggccggCCACTCCGACTCCAcgtccccagcctcctcctcagaTTCGTCCGGCTCGTGCCCCTGCGACGGTGCCCGCGACTCCTCGCGGCCCGAACCTTCAGCCCACAGCGCCCGCGCCGCCGAGGCCGCCCCGACGGCGCCCGGACGTGCGAGGCCCCGGCCGGCAGGCGGGCAGCGGCAGAGCGCCAGCGAGCGCGAGAAGCTGCGCATGCGCACGCTCGCCCGCGCCCTGCACGAGCTGCGCCGCTTCCTGCCGCCGTCCGTGGCGCCCGCCGGCCAGAGCCTGACCAAGATCGAGACGCTGCGCCTGGCCATCCGCTACATCGGCCACCTGTCGGCCGTGCTGGGCCTCAGCGAGGAGAGCCTGCAACGCCGGCGTCGGCGACGCGGCGAGGCGGCGCTCCCCCGGGGCTGTCCGCTCTGCCCCGACGGCGGCCCCGCGCAGGCGCAGACGCAGGCCCGCTGCTCCGGCCCGGGCTCGGCGGCCAGCGGCGCGGCGTGCTGGGGGTCCCCGCCCGCCTGCCCCGGAGCCCTGCCGGCGCCCGAGCGCCTGGGGAACAGGGTGCCCGATGTGGGTTCCTGGGTGACACCCTCTTACTGCCCCGGGATGCAGTCGCCCCGGCAAGTGTCCCAAGGGAGAGCCCCGGACGCGGCCCTTTGGACGCTGCCCCAAGCCTGTTTCAGAACGCAGACACCACCGGAGCCCGGGACCCAGGCCACGCCCTGGACGCCACCCCTGATGTACCCGGAGCTGGCTGCGGTGTACCAG GGTATCTCTGTGTCTCCAGAGTCCGGTCTATTGCCAGAagccccacccctcctgcccctcccagcaTGCCAGAAACTCCAGCCTCAGACCCAGTGGGGATGCTGGAGCCACAGTGCAGAGGTGCCCCCCAGCTCAGAGGACCAGGGACCTGGCCCCACCTTCCAGCTCAGTGATGAAAGCCCTCCCCAGAGCTCAGGCCTGCGGCTCAGTGACTGCCCTGAACTTTGGCAAGAAGATTTGGAGGGAACCCAGCTGGGCATCTTCTACTAA